From the genome of Chania multitudinisentens RB-25, one region includes:
- the nadC gene encoding carboxylating nicotinate-nucleotide diphosphorylase translates to MPTRRYSADSRRTALLERIESDIPYTVAQALREDLGGEVDAERDITAQLLPADKQAEATIITREAGIFCGRRWLNEVFIQLGNQVTVEWLVEDGAPLAPNQLLCHLHGPARILLTGERTALNFVQTLSGVATAVSHYVKLLQGTQTRLLDTRKTLPGLRTALKYAVLCGGGNNHRLGLSDAFLIKENHIIASGSIKNAVEKAFWLHADVPVEVEVESLDELQQALDAGADIVMLDNFSVEMMRDAVALAQGQTQLEVSGNVTAETLREFAATGVDYISVGALTKHVTALDLSMRFK, encoded by the coding sequence ATGCCGACACGCCGCTACAGTGCCGATAGCCGCCGTACCGCGCTTCTTGAACGTATTGAAAGTGATATTCCTTACACCGTTGCCCAGGCATTGAGAGAGGATCTGGGGGGTGAAGTGGATGCCGAACGCGATATTACAGCGCAGTTATTACCGGCAGACAAGCAGGCTGAGGCCACCATCATCACCCGTGAAGCAGGGATCTTCTGTGGCCGCCGTTGGCTGAACGAGGTCTTTATCCAGTTGGGTAATCAAGTCACCGTAGAGTGGTTGGTAGAAGATGGTGCTCCGCTGGCCCCCAATCAACTGCTGTGCCATCTGCATGGCCCGGCGCGCATTTTGCTGACAGGGGAACGCACCGCGCTGAATTTTGTTCAGACGCTTTCCGGTGTCGCTACCGCCGTCAGCCACTATGTCAAATTGCTGCAAGGCACACAAACCCGCCTGCTGGATACGCGTAAAACGCTGCCAGGCCTGCGTACCGCACTGAAATATGCGGTTCTGTGCGGCGGTGGCAACAATCATCGCCTGGGCCTTTCTGATGCTTTCCTGATTAAGGAAAACCATATCATCGCCTCCGGCTCGATTAAGAATGCGGTGGAGAAAGCCTTCTGGCTACACGCCGACGTCCCGGTGGAGGTCGAAGTTGAATCATTGGACGAACTCCAGCAGGCGCTGGATGCCGGTGCCGACATCGTGATGCTGGATAATTTCAGCGTTGAAATGATGCGTGATGCGGTTGCCCTGGCTCAGGGGCAGACACAGCTTGAAGTTTCTGGCAACGTCACCGCCGAAACCCTGCGGGAATTCGCGGCAACCGGCGTGGATTATATTTCGGTTGGTGCGTTGACCAAGCACGTCACCGCTCTCGATTTGTCGATGCGTTTCAAATAA
- the ppdD gene encoding prepilin peptidase-dependent pilin, whose protein sequence is METQRGFTLIELMVVIAIIAILSAIGIPAYQRYIQKAAMTDMLQAMTPYKMAVELCSLENGGPTGCNAGSKGIPAGAASRYVSNIQVNQGIINLTGTQSLQGLAVILTPVQDPSGLIRWTRQCSSDNSNLQETCQEVFRFDDAAE, encoded by the coding sequence ATGGAAACACAACGCGGTTTTACCTTGATTGAATTGATGGTGGTGATCGCCATTATCGCCATCCTGAGTGCTATCGGCATTCCCGCTTACCAGCGCTATATCCAGAAAGCGGCCATGACCGATATGCTACAGGCCATGACGCCTTACAAAATGGCGGTCGAACTTTGTTCACTGGAAAACGGTGGCCCAACCGGGTGCAATGCTGGCAGTAAAGGCATCCCCGCTGGTGCCGCATCACGTTATGTCAGTAACATTCAGGTCAACCAGGGAATCATCAACCTGACGGGCACGCAAAGCTTACAGGGATTGGCGGTCATATTAACTCCGGTACAAGATCCCTCCGGCCTTATCCGCTGGACGCGCCAGTGCAGCAGCGATAACAGTAACTTGCAGGAAACCTGCCAAGAGGTTTTCCGCTTTGATGATGCGGCTGAGTGA
- the gspE gene encoding type II secretion system protein GspE gives MEISDEIHALCQRYQALALSESSQQLTVALHGDIPPTLVQALRFAAGKSIVVEQWPLARLEQAQNQWRAPEIALQPEALEDSAPSLNDDSDTPVVQFINQALRHAIQRRASDVHFEPYQQTLRVRLRIDGVLQAITSPPLSLAARITARLKIMGQLDITERRLPQDGQLSVQLDNTSFSMRISTLPTLYGEKVVLRILQTDRQELLLEQLGMNQAELGLYAKALASPQGMILVTGPTGSGKTVTLYSGLRQLNDVQSNLCSVEDPIEIPVFGINQTQVNSKTELDFARVLRALLRQDPDVIMIGEIRDRETAEIAVKAAQTGHLVLSTLHTNSTSETLTRLTQMGIPGYLLAACLKLIIAQRLVRRLCSHCRSPHSETMRFPVNLWPEPLVPWSAAGCEHCFGGYYGRIGLYELLTITPEVQNALLQNASAVQLADIAQQQGQMTLLQAGLALVAQGITSLEEVYRVVGTTTDSEAI, from the coding sequence ATGGAAATCAGTGATGAAATCCACGCGCTATGCCAGCGCTATCAGGCGCTGGCGCTCAGCGAAAGCTCACAACAGCTGACGGTCGCTCTGCACGGCGATATCCCCCCTACTCTGGTTCAAGCACTGCGTTTCGCCGCTGGCAAAAGTATTGTGGTTGAACAATGGCCTCTTGCTCGCCTGGAACAGGCACAAAATCAGTGGCGCGCCCCCGAGATCGCCCTACAGCCAGAGGCTCTAGAAGACAGCGCGCCTTCGCTTAACGATGACAGCGACACCCCAGTAGTACAATTTATCAATCAGGCCCTTCGCCATGCCATTCAACGCAGGGCCTCTGACGTGCATTTTGAACCCTACCAACAGACACTCCGCGTCCGCTTAAGGATCGATGGTGTTTTACAGGCCATTACTTCCCCACCTTTGTCACTGGCAGCACGTATTACTGCCAGGTTGAAAATCATGGGGCAATTGGATATTACCGAACGTCGTCTACCCCAAGACGGCCAACTCAGCGTCCAGTTGGACAATACCAGTTTCTCAATGCGTATTTCGACTCTGCCAACGTTGTACGGGGAAAAGGTGGTACTGAGGATCTTGCAAACCGATCGCCAAGAACTGTTGCTCGAACAGCTTGGAATGAACCAGGCAGAACTTGGGCTTTATGCCAAAGCTCTTGCCAGCCCACAGGGGATGATTCTGGTCACCGGCCCCACCGGCAGTGGCAAAACCGTTACGCTCTACAGCGGCCTACGCCAGTTGAATGATGTGCAGAGCAATCTGTGCAGCGTGGAAGATCCCATCGAAATCCCGGTGTTTGGCATTAATCAGACCCAGGTCAACAGCAAAACCGAACTGGATTTTGCCCGTGTGTTACGGGCTCTGCTGCGCCAAGACCCTGATGTCATCATGATTGGTGAGATCCGTGATAGAGAAACTGCCGAGATCGCAGTAAAAGCCGCACAAACCGGGCACCTGGTGCTTTCTACTCTGCACACCAACTCCACCAGTGAAACCCTGACGCGCCTGACCCAAATGGGCATTCCCGGTTACCTGCTGGCGGCTTGCCTGAAGCTGATCATCGCGCAACGGTTAGTACGGCGTTTATGTTCACACTGCCGTTCTCCACACAGTGAAACCATGCGTTTCCCGGTAAATCTCTGGCCTGAACCGTTGGTTCCCTGGAGTGCCGCTGGTTGTGAACATTGCTTTGGCGGCTATTACGGCCGTATTGGCCTCTACGAACTGTTGACGATCACCCCTGAGGTACAGAACGCACTGCTACAAAATGCCTCAGCGGTTCAATTGGCTGACATTGCACAGCAGCAGGGGCAAATGACACTACTGCAAGCCGGTTTAGCTCTGGTGGCACAAGGCATTACCTCCCTCGAAGAAGTGTACCGCGTGGTAGGTACAACAACAGACAGCGAGGCAATATGA
- the hofC gene encoding protein transport protein HofC → MKKRRLYLWLAIDPNGGICQGELMADKKSQVYQQLFEQGLQPYQIRGGKHIAPRLWRGEPMIQFTRQLATLLQAGLPLVNGLQLLAKEHQSAAWRCLLLEIAHKVAQGQPFSEVITEQQAVFPLIYRQLIAIGELTGNLDRCCLQLAQQQEAQQKLQKKVVKALRYPLFICVVAILVSILMLVMVLPEFAKVYQSFDAPLPWFTQGLLNFSALLINTGPYLLVVLAGIIGFYLRYLHALPDWQQREQATLLRIPLISSLIKGSCLSQIFRILTMTQQAGLTLVEGLHAATLSVGNLFYRQALETIQQQLVQGHPFHSALAQQTLFPSLCQQLVRVGEESGTLDTLLGKLAHWHEQQTHELADTLAQTLEPLLMMVVGGIVGILVIAMYLPIFQLGNVLG, encoded by the coding sequence ATGAAAAAACGCCGACTGTATTTATGGTTGGCCATCGATCCTAACGGTGGGATCTGCCAAGGTGAATTGATGGCTGACAAGAAAAGCCAGGTGTATCAGCAACTGTTTGAGCAGGGGTTGCAGCCCTATCAAATCCGTGGAGGGAAACACATCGCCCCACGTCTCTGGCGTGGTGAGCCCATGATCCAATTTACCCGGCAATTGGCTACGTTGTTACAGGCTGGGCTGCCGTTGGTAAACGGTCTGCAATTGCTGGCAAAAGAACATCAGTCAGCGGCGTGGCGTTGCTTGTTATTGGAGATCGCTCACAAAGTGGCGCAAGGGCAACCTTTTTCCGAAGTGATTACCGAGCAACAGGCCGTATTTCCATTAATTTATCGCCAGTTGATCGCCATCGGTGAACTGACCGGCAATCTTGATCGCTGCTGCCTGCAATTGGCACAGCAACAGGAAGCTCAGCAGAAACTACAGAAAAAGGTCGTTAAAGCCCTGCGCTACCCCTTATTTATCTGCGTGGTCGCCATTCTGGTCAGCATACTGATGCTGGTGATGGTGTTACCCGAATTTGCCAAGGTATATCAATCATTCGATGCGCCACTCCCTTGGTTTACCCAAGGGCTACTCAATTTTTCTGCGTTGCTGATCAATACCGGGCCGTATTTGCTGGTGGTTTTGGCAGGGATAATAGGGTTTTATCTACGTTATTTACACGCTTTACCTGATTGGCAGCAACGAGAACAAGCCACTTTGCTACGCATACCACTGATCTCTTCACTGATAAAAGGCAGTTGTCTCAGCCAGATATTCCGCATTCTGACCATGACTCAGCAGGCTGGATTAACGCTGGTAGAGGGGCTACATGCCGCCACACTGTCGGTAGGTAATCTGTTTTATCGCCAAGCTCTGGAAACTATCCAGCAACAGTTGGTACAAGGGCACCCGTTCCACAGCGCATTAGCTCAACAAACCTTGTTTCCTTCCCTGTGCCAGCAGTTGGTACGGGTTGGAGAAGAATCCGGCACCCTGGATACCCTGTTAGGGAAATTAGCGCACTGGCATGAGCAACAAACTCACGAACTTGCTGATACGCTGGCACAAACGTTGGAACCGCTGTTGATGATGGTTGTTGGCGGCATCGTCGGCATTTTGGTTATTGCCATGTATTTGCCGATCTTCCAACTGGGAAACGTGCTGGGATAA
- a CDS encoding GMP reductase: MRIEEDLKLGFKDVLIRPKRSTLKSRSEVELQRQFTFKHSGWNWSGVPIIAANMDTVGTFRMAEALASFGILTAVHKHYTVEQWAEFVQRAPESTLRHVMVSTGTSEADFVKMKQILALSSGLKFICIDVANGYSEHFVAFLKRAREACPNHVICAGNVVTGEMVEELVLSGADIVKVGIGPGSVCTTRVKTGVGYPQLSAVIECADAAHGLGGQIVSDGGCSVPGDVAKAFGGGADFVMLGGMLAGHDECEGTVVEENGEKFMLFYGMSSESAMKRHVGGVAGYRAAEGKTVKLPLRGEVEFTVRDILGGLRSACTYVGAERLKELTKRTTFIRVAEQENRVFGSK; this comes from the coding sequence ATGCGTATTGAAGAAGATTTGAAGTTGGGCTTTAAAGATGTGTTGATTCGCCCAAAGCGTTCCACGCTGAAAAGCCGCTCAGAAGTTGAACTGCAACGCCAGTTTACCTTCAAACATTCAGGGTGGAATTGGTCTGGTGTGCCGATTATCGCCGCTAATATGGACACGGTTGGCACCTTCCGCATGGCTGAGGCTCTGGCATCCTTCGGTATTCTTACCGCTGTTCACAAACACTACACCGTTGAGCAATGGGCTGAATTTGTTCAGCGTGCTCCAGAATCCACTTTGCGCCATGTGATGGTGTCTACCGGCACTTCCGAAGCTGACTTTGTGAAAATGAAGCAGATCTTAGCTTTGTCTTCAGGGCTGAAGTTCATCTGCATCGATGTCGCAAACGGCTACTCCGAACATTTTGTCGCCTTCCTGAAAAGAGCCCGTGAAGCTTGCCCGAATCATGTGATCTGTGCTGGTAATGTGGTTACCGGTGAAATGGTGGAAGAACTGGTTCTGTCAGGTGCTGACATTGTTAAAGTAGGGATCGGCCCAGGCTCGGTCTGCACCACTCGCGTGAAAACCGGCGTGGGTTATCCGCAGCTTTCTGCTGTGATCGAATGTGCCGATGCGGCGCACGGTTTGGGTGGGCAGATTGTCAGCGACGGTGGATGTTCCGTGCCGGGTGATGTGGCTAAAGCTTTCGGCGGTGGTGCAGATTTTGTGATGCTGGGTGGGATGCTGGCAGGGCATGATGAATGTGAAGGTACCGTAGTCGAAGAGAACGGTGAAAAGTTCATGCTGTTTTATGGTATGAGTTCTGAATCTGCAATGAAGCGCCATGTGGGCGGCGTTGCCGGATACCGCGCTGCTGAAGGTAAAACCGTCAAGCTGCCACTGCGTGGCGAAGTTGAGTTTACCGTGCGTGATATCTTAGGTGGTTTGCGTTCCGCCTGTACTTATGTTGGTGCTGAGCGCTTAAAAGAACTGACCAAACGCACGACGTTTATCCGCGTTGCGGAGCAGGAAAACCGCGTTTTCGGTAGCAAATAA
- the coaE gene encoding dephospho-CoA kinase (Dephospho-CoA kinase (CoaE) performs the final step in coenzyme A biosynthesis.), with the protein MAYIVALTGGIGSGKSTIADSFARFGVTIVDADVIARQVVEPETSALAAIAAHFGTKILLPDGSLNRSALRQRIFSHPDEKTWLNQLLHPLIHQETQRQLAKADSPYALWVVPLLVENNLQDRANRVLVVDVDHETQLVRTMTRDGISRQQAQDILSTQATREQRQAVADDIIDNSGTAQAIEPYVTTLHRRYLELATSAT; encoded by the coding sequence ATGGCCTACATTGTTGCATTGACAGGCGGTATCGGCAGCGGCAAATCCACCATCGCAGACTCCTTTGCGCGGTTTGGTGTGACCATCGTTGATGCTGATGTCATTGCCCGCCAGGTCGTTGAGCCTGAAACTTCCGCTTTGGCCGCTATTGCTGCACATTTTGGTACTAAAATATTGCTGCCAGACGGTTCACTCAACCGTTCTGCTTTGCGTCAGCGCATCTTCAGTCATCCTGATGAGAAAACCTGGCTTAATCAGTTACTGCATCCACTGATTCACCAGGAAACCCAACGTCAATTGGCAAAGGCCGATAGCCCCTATGCACTTTGGGTGGTGCCTTTACTGGTGGAAAACAACCTCCAGGATCGCGCTAACCGTGTTTTGGTTGTTGATGTTGACCACGAAACACAACTCGTCAGAACCATGACCCGTGACGGCATCAGCCGCCAGCAGGCGCAGGACATTTTGTCTACACAGGCCACGCGTGAACAACGCCAGGCAGTAGCAGACGACATTATTGATAATAGTGGCACTGCTCAGGCAATTGAGCCTTATGTAACCACACTGCATCGCCGCTATCTTGAGCTGGCAACATCAGCGACCTGA
- the zapD gene encoding cell division protein ZapD — protein MSDASLTVLFEHPLNEKMRTWLRIEFLLQQLHNQKALSETAIALTFFRTVSDLLDVLERGEVRTELLKELERQQQKLLQWSEVPGVDMHLVNQLRSQLKTRAASLMSAPRMGQALREDRLISLVRQRLSIPGGCCSFDLPTLHMWMHVPQDERDADVAAWLKTLEPLHQALTMVLDLVRQSGQFRNQISLNGFFQDNAEGADLLRLRIGLAYQLYPQISGHKTRYAIRFMPLDSENGVVPERLNFELACC, from the coding sequence ATGAGTGACGCTTCCCTAACCGTTCTTTTTGAACACCCATTGAATGAAAAAATGCGCACCTGGCTGCGAATCGAATTTTTATTGCAGCAATTACATAACCAAAAAGCCTTGAGCGAAACCGCTATTGCCCTGACTTTTTTTCGCACAGTTTCAGATCTGCTAGACGTGTTGGAACGTGGTGAAGTTCGGACCGAACTGCTGAAAGAATTGGAACGCCAGCAACAAAAATTGCTGCAATGGAGCGAAGTGCCCGGCGTTGATATGCATTTGGTTAATCAGTTGCGCAGCCAGCTGAAAACACGTGCTGCATCATTGATGTCTGCTCCCCGTATGGGCCAAGCATTGCGCGAAGATCGTTTGATCAGCTTAGTACGCCAACGTCTAAGCATTCCGGGTGGCTGCTGTAGCTTTGATTTGCCAACCTTGCACATGTGGATGCATGTTCCCCAAGATGAACGTGACGCCGATGTTGCAGCCTGGCTGAAAACATTAGAACCTCTGCATCAAGCACTAACCATGGTGCTGGATCTGGTACGTCAGTCAGGGCAATTTCGTAATCAAATCAGTTTAAATGGCTTCTTTCAGGACAACGCTGAAGGCGCGGATCTATTACGCTTGCGTATCGGTCTGGCCTACCAGTTATACCCACAAATCTCCGGCCACAAAACGCGTTATGCCATCCGTTTTATGCCGTTGGACAGTGAAAACGGCGTGGTGCCAGAACGTTTGAATTTTGAACTGGCCTGCTGCTAA
- the yacG gene encoding DNA gyrase inhibitor YacG, with protein sequence MTTVVKCPICGKGVVWGEISPYRPFCCKRCQLIDLGEWADEEKRIPSHGDLSESEDWSEDNNEH encoded by the coding sequence ATGACTACCGTAGTAAAGTGCCCAATCTGTGGCAAAGGTGTGGTTTGGGGAGAAATCAGCCCTTATCGCCCCTTTTGCTGCAAACGTTGCCAGTTGATCGATCTCGGTGAATGGGCCGATGAAGAAAAACGCATTCCGAGCCACGGCGATCTGTCGGAGAGCGAAGACTGGAGTGAAGATAACAACGAGCATTGA
- the mutT gene encoding 8-oxo-dGTP diphosphatase MutT, whose protein sequence is MKHLNIAVGIIRNPQQEIFITRRAADSHMAGFWEFPGGKVEQGETPEQALCRELQEETGINLQQVQLLDVLEHRFTDRIVTLNFYLVESWAGQPYGREGQPMRWVKQADLREEEFPEANANIIRLLVAQANAVDD, encoded by the coding sequence ATGAAACATCTGAACATCGCTGTAGGTATTATCCGTAACCCACAGCAGGAAATTTTTATTACGCGCCGTGCTGCCGATTCGCACATGGCCGGCTTTTGGGAGTTTCCCGGTGGGAAAGTTGAGCAGGGGGAAACGCCGGAGCAGGCATTATGCCGTGAATTGCAGGAAGAAACCGGGATTAACCTACAGCAGGTGCAGTTGTTAGATGTGCTGGAGCACCGTTTCACCGATCGAATTGTGACGCTGAATTTCTATTTGGTGGAAAGTTGGGCTGGGCAACCTTATGGCCGTGAAGGGCAGCCGATGCGTTGGGTGAAACAGGCTGATTTACGAGAAGAAGAATTTCCAGAAGCAAATGCCAATATCATCAGGCTACTGGTTGCGCAGGCTAATGCTGTAGATGATTAG
- the secA gene encoding preprotein translocase subunit SecA, translating to MLNRILTKVFGSSNDRTLRRMRKAVEAINRMEPDLEKLSDSELQAKTNEFRERLKNGEALENLIPEAFAVVREASKRVFGMRHFDVQLLGGMVLNNRCIAEMRTGEGKTLTATLPAYLNALSGRGVHVVTVNDYLAQRDAENNRPLFEFLGLSVGINLPNMPAPVKREAYAADITYGTNNEYGFDYLRDNMAFSPEERVQRKLHYALVDEVDSILIDEARTPLIISGPAEDSSEMYIKVNKLIPKLIRQEKEDSDTFQGEGHFSVDEKARQAHLTERGLILIEEMLVDAGIMEEGESLYSPTNIMLMHHVTAALRAHVLFTRDVDYIVKDGEVIIVDEHTGRTMQGRRWSDGLHQAVEAKEGVEIQNENQTLASITFQNYFRLYEKLAGMTGTADTEAFEFSSIYKLDTIVVPTNRPMIRKDMPDLVYMTEREKITAIIEDIRERTTQGQPVLVGTISIEKSEVVSRELTKAGIEHKVLNAKFHAMEADIVAQAGQTGAVTIATNMAGRGTDIVLGGSWQAEIAQLEEPTEEQITAIKDAWQIRHNTVLAAGGLHIIGTERHESRRIDNQLRGRSGRQGDAGSSRFYLSMEDALMRIFASDRVSGMMRKLGMKDGEAIEHPWVTKAIANAQRKVESRNFDIRKQLLEYDDVANDQRRAIYSQRNELLDVSDVSETITSIREDVFKTTIDNYIPPQSLEEMWDIQGLEERLKNDFDLDMPIAEWLDKEPELHEETLRERILEKAKEDYLRKEEVVGAEMMRNFEKGVMLQTLDSLWKEHLAAMDYLRQGIHLRGYAQKDPKQEYKRESFNMFGTMLESLKYEVISVLSKVQVRMPEEVEALEQQRREEAERLARQQHLSHQEENALAITDPNSPVIAERKVGRNDPCPCGSGKKYKQCHGRLQK from the coding sequence ATGTTAAACAGAATATTGACCAAAGTTTTTGGCAGCAGCAACGATCGTACCCTGCGCCGTATGCGTAAAGCGGTTGAGGCGATCAATCGTATGGAACCGGACCTGGAAAAACTATCCGACAGTGAATTACAGGCCAAAACCAACGAATTCCGTGAGCGCCTGAAAAATGGCGAAGCATTGGAAAATCTGATCCCGGAAGCGTTTGCCGTGGTTCGTGAAGCCAGTAAACGCGTGTTCGGTATGCGCCATTTCGATGTGCAGTTACTCGGCGGGATGGTATTGAATAATCGCTGTATCGCCGAAATGCGTACTGGTGAAGGTAAAACTCTAACGGCAACTCTGCCCGCTTACTTGAATGCTTTGAGTGGCCGTGGTGTGCATGTGGTTACCGTTAACGACTATCTGGCGCAGCGTGATGCTGAAAACAACCGCCCGTTGTTCGAATTCCTTGGCCTGAGTGTAGGTATCAACCTGCCGAATATGCCTGCACCGGTGAAACGTGAAGCTTATGCCGCAGACATTACTTACGGTACCAATAACGAATACGGTTTTGATTACCTGCGTGACAACATGGCCTTCAGCCCAGAAGAGCGCGTGCAGCGTAAACTGCATTATGCGTTGGTGGATGAGGTTGACTCGATTCTGATCGACGAAGCGCGTACGCCGCTGATTATCTCTGGCCCGGCCGAAGATAGCTCCGAGATGTACATCAAGGTCAACAAACTGATCCCAAAACTGATTCGTCAGGAAAAAGAAGACTCCGATACTTTCCAGGGTGAAGGCCACTTCTCCGTGGATGAAAAAGCGCGTCAGGCACACCTGACTGAACGTGGTCTGATCCTGATTGAGGAAATGCTGGTTGACGCGGGCATTATGGAAGAGGGCGAGTCATTGTACTCACCAACCAACATTATGCTGATGCACCATGTGACCGCTGCGTTGCGTGCCCATGTGTTGTTTACCCGTGACGTTGACTACATCGTCAAAGACGGCGAAGTTATTATCGTTGATGAACACACTGGCCGTACCATGCAGGGGCGCCGCTGGTCTGATGGCCTGCATCAGGCAGTAGAAGCCAAAGAAGGCGTGGAAATTCAAAACGAAAACCAGACACTGGCTTCGATCACTTTCCAGAACTACTTCCGCTTGTATGAGAAGTTAGCCGGGATGACCGGTACTGCGGATACCGAAGCGTTTGAATTCAGCTCTATTTATAAGCTGGATACTATCGTGGTGCCGACTAACCGCCCAATGATCCGTAAAGATATGCCGGATCTGGTTTACATGACTGAAAGAGAAAAGATTACCGCGATCATTGAAGATATTCGCGAACGAACCACTCAGGGGCAACCGGTGTTAGTGGGGACGATCTCAATCGAAAAATCTGAAGTGGTTTCCCGTGAACTGACGAAAGCGGGTATTGAGCACAAAGTATTGAACGCCAAGTTCCACGCGATGGAAGCAGATATTGTGGCACAGGCAGGCCAGACGGGTGCGGTAACCATCGCGACCAACATGGCAGGCCGTGGTACGGATATCGTGCTGGGCGGCAGCTGGCAGGCCGAAATCGCGCAGTTGGAAGAACCAACCGAAGAGCAGATTACGGCGATTAAAGATGCTTGGCAAATCCGCCATAATACCGTGCTGGCAGCGGGTGGTTTGCATATTATTGGTACTGAGCGCCATGAGTCACGCCGTATTGATAACCAGCTGCGTGGTCGTTCTGGTCGTCAAGGGGATGCCGGTTCTTCGCGTTTTTATCTGTCGATGGAAGATGCGCTGATGCGTATTTTTGCTTCGGATCGTGTATCCGGCATGATGCGCAAATTGGGCATGAAAGATGGCGAAGCGATTGAGCACCCATGGGTGACGAAGGCGATTGCCAACGCGCAGCGTAAAGTTGAAAGCCGTAACTTCGATATTCGTAAGCAGTTGCTGGAATATGACGATGTGGCTAACGATCAGCGCCGGGCGATCTACAGCCAGCGTAATGAATTGCTGGATGTGTCAGACGTAAGCGAAACCATTACCAGCATTCGTGAAGACGTATTTAAAACTACCATTGATAACTATATTCCACCGCAGTCGCTGGAAGAAATGTGGGATATACAGGGTCTGGAAGAGCGTCTGAAAAACGATTTCGATCTGGATATGCCAATCGCCGAGTGGTTGGACAAAGAACCAGAGCTGCATGAAGAAACGCTGCGTGAGCGTATTTTGGAGAAAGCGAAGGAAGATTACCTGCGTAAAGAAGAAGTTGTTGGGGCTGAGATGATGCGCAACTTCGAGAAGGGAGTCATGCTGCAAACGCTAGACTCCCTTTGGAAAGAGCACTTGGCGGCAATGGATTACCTGCGTCAGGGTATCCACCTGCGTGGCTATGCGCAAAAAGATCCTAAGCAGGAATACAAACGTGAATCTTTCAATATGTTTGGCACGATGCTGGAGTCATTGAAGTACGAAGTGATCAGCGTGCTGAGCAAGGTTCAAGTGCGTATGCCGGAAGAGGTTGAAGCTCTGGAACAACAGCGCCGTGAAGAAGCCGAGCGCTTGGCGCGCCAACAGCATTTGAGCCATCAGGAAGAGAATGCATTGGCTATCACCGATCCCAACAGCCCCGTTATTGCTGAACGCAAGGTGGGCCGTAACGATCCTTGCCCATGTGGTTCTGGTAAGAAATACAAGCAGTGCCACGGCCGCTTGCAAAAATAA
- the secM gene encoding secA translation cis-regulator SecM, translated as MIGILNRWRQFGRRYFWPHLLLGMVAATLGVPQSLSGTSDQTSLPSTSSSLNRQNSASHAFNSLALLQEVHRRPTFSVDYWHQHALRTVIRHLSFAFSPQAIYARVQEAEADAVEPPLQAAQLALLSTLNALLMHEPKPPTIIRDTDRSVAPALAQHQTGIWLAQVQGIRAGPGILS; from the coding sequence GTGATCGGTATTCTAAATCGTTGGCGACAATTTGGCAGACGTTATTTCTGGCCCCATCTTTTATTAGGGATGGTCGCGGCTACGCTTGGCGTACCCCAAAGCCTGTCCGGCACGTCCGATCAAACCTCATTACCAAGCACGTCGTCCAGCCTTAACCGCCAGAATTCCGCCAGTCACGCTTTTAACAGTTTAGCGTTGTTGCAGGAAGTGCACCGGCGCCCAACGTTCAGCGTTGATTATTGGCACCAGCATGCGCTTCGTACCGTTATTCGTCACCTCTCTTTTGCTTTTTCCCCGCAGGCAATTTATGCGCGAGTGCAAGAAGCGGAAGCTGATGCTGTTGAGCCGCCGTTGCAGGCAGCACAGCTGGCTCTGCTCTCCACGCTCAATGCATTGCTGATGCATGAGCCGAAACCACCGACCATTATCCGCGATACAGATCGTTCCGTAGCCCCTGCTTTAGCGCAACATCAGACCGGGATCTGGCTTGCTCAGGTGCAGGGCATCCGTGCCGGGCCTGGCATCCTCAGCTAA